GGAGCCAGATGCCTGTCCATCAGAGCCACTGTTTGTGCAAAGCCCTCATGCTAAAGATGAGGATGATGGTATTTCTTACAtgttattaaatacatttgagaTTTGTTTATTCTCttgaaatagaataaataagtTGTCCTTCTGGTTTTCTCAGGTGTTCTCCTGAGTATTGTGGTGAAACCAAGGGTTGCCCAGAGGCCAGCATTTCTCCTTATTCTCAATGCCACTGACCTGACTGAAACAGCACGTGCAGAGGTTGATGTCATCATTCCTGTCACTTTACATGGCATGTACAAACCTTAGAGGATCAGAACCTATAGGGctgtgcatttaaatacataccatttcaaatttgacatttttatttatttatttttaattaaagctTTGTTCGGTAAATTAGTCTAATTTTGTATGTAGTTGTTGCTATTTTACTGTATATGGGCCTTTTAATATAGTTATAACTTAGACAATGTGTTATAAATCCACCTGAAAATCCTTTCTTTTTCAAAATTGTACTTTTCTATTAATGAATGACAACACAGCTTCACCATTTATGAACAATGGTTTATTCATAAGGCAAATTCTATGTGTGCAAATTAATTTATCAGCCAGACAATAACAAGGCACCGTTTCTAATTACAggcaaattgtaattttaaaaactCTTGACAATTTAGTTTATTAGCTTATTAGTTTTATAATGCACctcaaataattttataataaattccACTGAGATCATGCAGAGGTAGTTAAAGTCGGAGTAAAGGAGTCCTCATCTTCTCTCTGGACAATTGATACTCTTGCTGCTTTATGATTTTCAAACACTTGCATATAACCTAAAGAAAGGGGAAGAATATATTtgaaatagcttttattttcaaacTCATTACAGGGTCAAATCCTTATTTTAAAGTAAACCAAGTAGTTACACATGTATAGTTGTCAACCTCTAAACTTAAAACTACTAAATCTCAAAGGAATATAAGCAAACGCTTTAATAGCAAACACTTTCTCAAAGGAGTTCAGAGAGCTGTCTCAGCCTATTAGCAGCTAGTGCCTTAAATTAATGTTTAGTATTAAGAACCCCACCTTtattaaagtatttatttttgcttattaaGAACCTTTCAGAGCACAACAACTAATAGCAAGTATATCTTGTAATCTGGTGTCTTAGATCCAATCCAAATCCTGTTATTATATCAGTCTCCACTGAAAACCTCATCAGCTGCTTTTCCACTATGGCATTCCCGTGAAAGGTCTGTAATCATGTCTGTGCTTTTGTGGTCCACAATTGTAAAGTGAAATACAGATGTAGTAGCCAAGATTAAGAGTTGAAGGGCAACTAAAACCAGGAATCACAAATGTATCTAGAAAGTATTAATCAATGAGTtgcatacaaattaaataaaagtgactTGCTGataaatatggattttttttttttaaccgttTTCTTTTACCTTTCTGGTGTCTTGAGGAAGAATAACCCCATCGTCCCACAGTCTGCCAGTGGAGAAGAATGCCGAGCTCTCTTCCTCCAAACTTTACATTAACATAAATAACtcttattttttaatacaatttaaagagACAACAAAAAATCTTTTTCAGccaatttttaagatttacacatttcaattgtatGATTTCAATCCAACAAAattgagtaaaataaataatgtccATATTATGAATTTAGAaacattataaagtatttaaaagcTTAAAGAagaaatatgtaacattgacatcaagcatttaaaaaatgtgcactgcagtccaaattaaaaatattggagagagtcgTTTCCTCCGCCCCATCCGCCCCAGACAATTTGTCTGCAAATTGTGGATTTTtcataactctgtcaatgttagctagatgtctTGCTAGCTTCCATGGCTTTTTTAAACCTCAATTTTGTTTATGACAAAGCAACTCTTCGCTTTAGCATTAACTGAACTCtttttatattttgcatgaagttaagcatattttaataatataattcaaACCATTTGTTTAAATCTTACTATCACCAAGAATTATTTTCGAGATTAAGATCCTCAGTTCATGCTTAATCTCAGGTATGGACCTTAAAGTCTTCAGTTACTAAGACATTTTATATCCTGTTTAAGTGAGAATGCTACACTGCCTCTTACATGTCATTAATCTGTTTGATTTCCTCCTCTGTCTGCACAAATGCATCTGAATGGCCTGGGGCTAAAATTGACACTCTTGCATTAGGCCACAGGAACAGAAAGTTAGGGTCAAAAGCTCTTCCACACTAAAAATCCAAAGGGAAAAAAGGAGAaaggaattgttggtaatgttCAGTTGTAAACAATATAACATAATTCAATTAAAAGGTATAGTTGACCTATAaatgaactgtccttttaatttaaaaaaagtgttttaatccatatcaaGAATTATAACTGACCATTGCATAGCTGTCACTTCCATGACATCCCCCAATAACTACAGTGATCTTGGGAACTGAGGCACAGACCACAGCAGACATCATGGAACCCTGCGCTTTAAGTCTGTTAGTGTTGGACTCTGCCTAGGGGAAACAGGAAAGGAAAAGAGAGGTTTAGAAGAATGAGGAAGGCATACGCTCCACCTTCACACTCCATTTAAATATTCCACATCTCTTTACCACAGTTGAAACCaaacaaaattatgtaattaagtaATATATGACTAAAGCAAAACTTTGCTTTAGTAATAATTGAACTCATTTTATATTTGGCAAAGTTAAGCATCTCATATATGCACAAAGTATATACAAATGCAGGGCTGATATACCTTGgattgtgagagtgtgagtgcagGTTCTGGTGCTGTGTTCTGCAGGAAGATCAGAGGGATGTCTCTCTGGTCACACAGTTGAACAAAATGACTGCCTTTAAGGGAAGCTTCATACGTCAACTCTCCATTATTTGCCACGATTCCAATCTGATGCCTGAAGATTATTAGGAAACATAAATTCACAGATTAAATCTGATAATAGTAAAGAAAAACTAGACTTTggtttgcccatgcaaaactcatgATGCTAAAGTGTTCAGTTCAGAGTGGTTTTTAGCACATGGCTATTAATGCTAGATGGTTTCTTACAGGCCCAATCAAATAAACCCGCACCCAAGTCTTTATTAATGTGAGTCTATGGGATTATTTCACCAATTTTATTGTCTGGTAGGTGAAATCTTATATTtgatcgcttagaaaagtaatagcatacCTCTCCTTAACAACCACACAATTTGAGTTATCATTCATGTTCATTCCACAAACTGATAAACAGAAGAAGTAATCCCTAaccctaaaggccaaagtatacagcGGTTTTCCACATGCTGCTCCGTCTTTTGCACAGTGCCCAtaatgcaaatttcgtcatcagcagagtatGCATGGAATGTCTGTGTTCAGCCCAGTGTTTCTAGACAACTGTACAGTCTTCATCTGTGTGCATTATCTGCACATGTATCTGATGTTGAATGTACTAAATAGTGTCACAAAGCCTTCGTATTGCGGATACATCACAAACATCTGTATGGTCTGGCAGGCAAAAGAGTATAGcctactttgaaaggctgagcgctGGACCGTGTGAGAGACAGAAAGGCTAGCGGAAAAACAAAGTGTAGCCTTACACTTTGagctaaaataataatgatgcTTGTCTTGGCAAGCACTTAAGTAAAGATGAAAGATAAGAAAGTAACAGAAGTAATTAAGTTTAGGGTTAAAGGGACTGTTCACCCACtttcgtgccatcccagatgtgtatgactttttttattttgccgaacacaaattaaggtttttagaagaatatttcagcttggtAGATCCATATATTCCAATGagtggtgatcagacttttgaagctccaaaaatcacataaaggcagcataaacgtaatccataagactccagtggtttaatatatgtcttctaatgcgatgcaatcactttgggtaagaaacagatcaatatttctatcctttttttactataaatctccactttcactttcagaatatgaatataaatatgaatgtgaaagtggagatttattgtaaaaaaggacttaaatattgaactgttactcacccacacctatcatatcgcttctaaagacattgattttaccactggagtatgtattacctttatgctgcctttatataatttttagcttcaaagatctgatcaccgatcacttgcattgtatggacctacagagctgaaatattcttctaaaaatctttgtgttatgcagaaaaaataaaagtcataaacatctggaatggcatgagggtgagtaaatgattaaagaattacaatttttgggtgaacaatccctttaagatttGGCCTGAAAAACACAACTTTAGTATTCCCAGATTTTCCATCCCTGTGGAAACCCTGTAACATACGACTTGATATAACACATTAAAGTacatttgaaaaaagaaatgccATATAAAATTTTCAAACCTCACCCTTCAATTCTGGCAAACCCAGTGAGAAGAGTGGTACCGTAACAGGCCTTGAACTCCTGAAACCGACTTCCATCAGTCAGTCGACTCACAATCTAATCAAGGTACCAATAAGGAAATTTAAAAGTcaacatatattttattaatctGAAACTATGCATATGAAAATGCTTTTACCAGTCTGACATCCATGCTGTAATTGTAGCTCCGGGGGGCAAGAGCCATAAGATCGTCTGTGCTGTACAGGGGCTCCTCAGCCTGAGTACTGTGCTCCTCTGGGAGTTCAAAGTTTAATGTAGAGATTATATTTCTGGTATACTCATATGCTTCACTCTCCACTGTGGCAAAATGGTCCACACAGCCACTCACTCTGAGGAGTACAGAGTATAGGTACAGTGACAAACATTCTCAATAATAAAAGTACAATGAAATGTACAACATTGTTATTATGCCAAAAGAGGACAACTGATGTTTACAAATGCTTGAAAACTCAatgacagtggttctcaactggtttttggTTCAAGACTCTGATTCAACATTGGACATTAAGTGGCCATATTTATTTTCACTGCAAGTTAAcccatatttaatataatttcattgaAATGCAACCATGCCATAAAAGTAGAAAACAACATACCCTGAGTGCAGCCTGGCTCCACCCAGGTCCTCTGGAGACACCTCCTCCCCAGTCGCAGCCTTCACCAGTGGTGGTCCTCCCAAAAATATTGTTCCTATCCTGTGGACAATCACAGCCTCTTCAGCCATAGTGGGCACATAGGCGCCTCCAGCTGTGCATGACCCACACACTACTGCcacctacatataatggtgtcaCACTGCATCAAAGTTTGCTTTGAACTACTGAAAGATCATTATTTCTGATCATGCACATGTGATGCGTACgtgaaatatattgttttttaaaatacaatacaacaaaaaataatctAGAACTGATGATGGTCAATTGAGGTAAATACTGAGGATTACATTCATCTCTTCATGGTTCCCATACTTTTTGACCAGTTGACCTTTCCAGTAATTTGTAATtactacaaaattattttttaaatgaactcaaatttagataattttactaATAAATCATTTAGACCGATTTattgaagaaaataaatgattCTAAAGAACAATTTGCAAATTATACTCTATACAAGAGtgatttttagaaatattttagagcatagCATACTTATACAAAGAtaaattcactatagaaatttccatgacttaatattttatgaatttccatgacttttccgtgcctggaaaacacaattttaaaattccaaGTTTTCTCTTTTCCTAGTACCTGTGGAATCTTCATTGCTGACATAACTGCTTCATTGTAAAAGGTGCGTCCTCCTTGGTTTTTATCAGGAAAGATCTCTGACTGTTGATAAAGCAATTgcacaaaaatgaatgcaacattATGAGATTACAGTGATTTCCATAGCTGTGAGTGACTACCTGAAGAGGCAGAAATGCACCACCACTGTCCACCAAGTAAACACAGGGCAAACGATTTTGCATGGACACATCTTGTGCCCTGAGCTGCTTTTTAACTGTGATGGGATATGCTGTACCTCCTTTAACAGTGGCATCGTTAGCAATGAACACGCACCATAGTCCATTTATTTTACCAAtacctgttaaaaaaaaaacattataacacTGTTACTGTGGAAGCACATTGTTTGAGAGTAGTCTatgcataaatattttaatattacacttTATAATACGAATAGTTCCAGCGGCCATTGTAAAATGACTAAAAACGGACACCTGTGATCACtcattctatattaatgtgacAAGTTGTTACATTGCTTAGCAACCACATACAGCCTACAGTTGATTAACTATATTATATGGTATAAGATTCTACTAAATTGTATAAACCCTTTAAGCCTGGATTGCCcaccaagaaaaaaaaatattatcaaaataataactaCAGCCTtgacaacacaaaataggtattttaAAGCTAATTTGTAGACAactcagaagtgttccattttgataatacattcatatttttcactgtacatattattgttatttgtaaaaatgtcaaactGTTCAAATAGCCTTGAGTCAGATATCATTGGAAAGCTAAAAGAGCTTTCTAAATCtaaaagagtagaatacaaccatcctaattgttttactcaaagacaaaaatagtaatagtaatagctaagtacatgtctttgacatacgTTAGATGTAAACAGTTGTTGCTTATAAGccacattttcacttataacttcatgaaaaataaacaaaccattacTTAGAAGAGGCAACTCCCgttaaaacgagcccacacacaacataatAGGATGCATAGATCACTAGATAATCTGCACGAAACACAAAGTGCAGACAGATGACTTCATCGTAAATTATGCAGTAAGTTGTCCAGCGTCATTGAATGCTAAACCAGTCTTATTaagattcagatcgctgcaaaaagtcattcaaatatgggcagagaggatcattctctctaattacatatggccaccatgAGATGGTGCCAACTACATGTTACATCGTCAATGATGGCTCGAATGACACAGAAAGAAACTGAATGAGATTTTGTTACTCATGAGACTTTGCTTTGGAGAATGAGCAGTTGTATTCGCATGAATAATTAAAACTTATATACaattattctgttttatttatttggagaggcttttagacacttggagacatttttggacactaggtTAAATTATTTTGAATGCTATAACTTTTAATTGCTTTGTTATATCAACACAAACTTCTACTTAGTTATAGGTGACATGATTGGGgggaaaacaaaagcagtttatctGAGCTATCTTATTTACACTGtgagatatataatgtaaaatcaggAAAAATAGTTAAAGTTTGGCTCAAGGTTTATTCTTTTTTCCCCCTCCAGGagtctcataatttatcataatctacatcactgaaacatctgaaaagttttcttttaaattacacaaaacaattgacctttttttttttttttttgtagagttataagcctttaatttttggcatgccactgaaacaggaaatctttataAACACCTTTAGAGCTTAAAGGGTTTATAAATGTAACCGTTTATTGATCATTTATGTTATTAGTCATGAAGCTTTGGCTGCCGCCAAGCAATGAGCCACTTGATTCCATAAGTTACAGTGATTATGTGTAAGGGTGCTTTAGGCAGTTCACAATCACAgtgatatttaaatgtaatgtctAATAATAGTTTTTATTCACTCCAGCTTTTACTTATAAAACATTGTCCTAAGCAGACAGTAATGAACTAATGGGTAAAGGTTACTATTGATTACACCATTGAATACAGTAGGGGTTTCCTATGAACTGGAAGACCTCCTCCCATCAGCAATGTGCCTTTAAACAAGGTGCTTAAATCCGGACGCTTTAGATAAATAATCCCTAAAAATCAAAGCAGTATTTACCACTTTAAATAATATGGTTCACTATAAGCAATCTTGTACCTGTGAGACAGCCCGCTGATGGAATGTCTCCATAGGGCAGGCCAAGTCCAGCGAAAGGAGAAAGTTCTAAATAATCTTCATCATCCAGTAGCATGCGAAGTCTGTCTCGTACCAGGACCTTCTGATTCCTCTGTGTATGTCGAGCTATGGCCTTTTCACCACCCCCCTTCAATACTTTTTCCTTCTGCTCAAGGTATCTGATGATTCAGGAAAAGcctgaatgttaaagggatagtttacccaaaactttccagcaaacctgtatgactttttttcttcagtggaaaacaaaaggagatgcttggcagtatgtttttattgtatggaaaaaagattcaGTGAAATCGAATGGTGaataaggctaacattctgcttaacatccccttccatgaaaagaaaaatatggtttggaataacatgagggtgattaaatgatgacagaattaaaattttgggtaaattatccctttaaatgggtACATCACCTATATGAACAATCTTATAATATGGGCAATCTTTTAATGCATGACTGTATTGTAAGGAGTTACGGAGATCTTCATTGCATGCAAATCAGACTCACTTTTGCTGACAGAACAGGCTGTTCCTGAGATTTGCTTCATATACATGTCTGTGAACTGGCTGAAATGCTCCATCTATAACTGGAAAGGCACTTGGCAGGCGTCTCCTGTGCACAGTGGAGCTCATACAGCGGTACAATACTGTTGGCTGATGTGCCCTGTGTCTCTGCAGAATGTGTGTCAAAGGTTGCCATAAACTGTGAGGTGAATGTGTGCAGAGGCATACATTGCTACTAAAAAGATTTGATGGTGTATCCCATGGCTGTGAATTTTGAGAGATTGATGCTCTTGTGAGTTGTATGAGCTTGTTCCCTTTGAAACTGAAAGACCTGGTGAAATAAGAAACATGCTTGTTATTTGTAATAACTCCAAGCAACACAACAATTATTAgcttaaaaacacaatttaattatGCATTTTTCCTACTAAACCTCATACAAAAGATACACGTAAAGTCCTGCATATTAGAATTATGTTTTGGTTTACTTTATTAAAAGCCTATTGTTATTCTTTATTGAAATCCTCATTAAAACAAGTCTGGTTGAAGAATGCACCTTACACTTATGCAGatgtgaaaaagaaagaaatggctgcagtttaaaggaatattcagggttcaatacaaggtaagctcaacggacagcatttgtggcataatattgattaacacaaaaatacattttgacttgtacctcctttaaaagcaaaaatcaaagttacagtgagacacttacaatgggagtgaatggggccaatccgtaaacattaaaatggaGTTAATTAACAGGCTCGGGAGGAGCAAGtaaattttaatctgacaaatcacgTTCCACGAGTAGGAGAAAATAACCCActgcttacctgcttcctgtgacaaTTGTATACTGTATACGGACAGCAAACCAAATAAAAGTACATCTTCTATACaagattacatttacatatgAACTACTGAAATAcgcaccgtttcaaaagtataccaCAAGTCCtaaaaaatatacatgttaacatgattttagtgcgataaaatcgATTACcaacttttctgtgtgaagttatagccaatttaacaACTTAATAGCCATgactatgtaatgtcaacaaaccctaacacCCTTAAATGCCTgtgaaaatgaca
This window of the Xyrauchen texanus isolate HMW12.3.18 chromosome 27, RBS_HiC_50CHRs, whole genome shotgun sequence genome carries:
- the rpe65b gene encoding all-trans-retinyl ester 13-cis isomerohydrolase; the encoded protein is MRAPQPEVQRYVLPLDIHREEQGKNLVSSLPYTTATAVMCSDGTVWLEPEICKLNVKNKETWIYQEPDACPSEPLFVQSPHAKDEDDGVLLSIVVKPRVAQRPAFLLILNATDLTETARAEVDVIIPVTLHGMYKP
- the si:ch211-198n5.11 gene encoding methylcrotonoyl-coenzyme A carboxylase 2, with product MYCCMLRSFSFKGNKLIQLTRASISQNSQPWDTPSNLFSSNVCLCTHSPHSLWQPLTHILQRHRAHQPTVLYRCMSSTVHRRRLPSAFPVIDGAFQPVHRHVYEANLRNSLFCQQKYLEQKEKVLKGGGEKAIARHTQRNQKVLVRDRLRMLLDDEDYLELSPFAGLGLPYGDIPSAGCLTGIGKINGLWCVFIANDATVKGGTAYPITVKKQLRAQDVSMQNRLPCVYLVDSGGAFLPLQSEIFPDKNQGGRTFYNEAVMSAMKIPQVAVVCGSCTAGGAYVPTMAEEAVIVHRIGTIFLGGPPLVKAATGEEVSPEDLGGARLHSGVSGCVDHFATVESEAYEYTRNIISTLNFELPEEHSTQAEEPLYSTDDLMALAPRSYNYSMDVRLIVSRLTDGSRFQEFKACYGTTLLTGFARIEGHQIGIVANNGELTYEASLKGSHFVQLCDQRDIPLIFLQNTAPEPALTLSQSKAESNTNRLKAQGSMMSAVVCASVPKITVVIGGCHGSDSYAMCGRAFDPNFLFLWPNARVSILAPGHSDAFVQTEEEIKQINDILEEESSAFFSTGRLWDDGVILPQDTRKVICKCLKIIKQQEYQLSREKMRTPLLRL